One region of Corvus moneduloides isolate bCorMon1 chromosome 1, bCorMon1.pri, whole genome shotgun sequence genomic DNA includes:
- the WDR86 gene encoding WD repeat-containing protein 86 isoform X3: MGNSGSAVKVCTDHQGGINWLSLSPDGQRLLTGSEDGTARLWSTADSQCRGHFQGHESYITFCHLENEAAFTCSADHTIRKWDVVTGQCLAIYRGHTSIVNRILVAKDYLFSGSYDRTARCWSVDKEKQIQEFRGHRNCVLTLAHYSSRDVLEEEEEEEEEEEKVSRDLLVTGSTDCTVKVWWVSSGRCYQTLLGHTGAVLCLILDAPNRELFSGSTDYTIRTWNIVTGEQLKVFKEHQGSVICLEVSLPGHGFLCQELCWAVGQSEPSAQKPAKENTGLRILCYCAHLLKLVRGRKVHRSVSWGSRKALNVMEMVDVLTISPALRH; this comes from the exons ATGGGGAACAGCGGCTCGGCCGTGAAGGTCTGCACGGATCACCAAGGGGGCATCAACTGGCTGAGCCTGAGCCCCGACGGGCAGCGGCTGCTCACGGGCAGCGAGGACGGCACCGCGCGGCTCTGGAGCACCGCCGACAGCCAGTGCCGCGGACACTTCCAAG GACATGAAAGTTACATCACCTTTTGCCATTTGGAGAACGAGGCTGCCTTCACATGCAGTGCTGACCACACCATTCGGAAGTGGGACGTAGTGACCGGGCAGTGCTTGGCCATTTACCGAGGCCACACATCAATTGTCAACAG AATCCTGGTTGCCAAGGACTATCTCTTCAGTGGCTCCTATGACAGGACAGCTCGCTGCTGGAGTGTggacaaagagaaacaaatccAGGAGTTCCGGGGCCATCGGAACTGTGTCCTGACTCTAGCTCACTATTCCTCCAGGGATGTgctggaagaagaggaggaggaagaggaggaggaggagaaagtgaGCAGGGACCTGCTGGTGACAGGGAGCACGGACTGCACTGTGAAGGTCTGGTGGGTGTCCAGCGGGCGCTGCTACCAGACCctgctgggacacactggggCCGTCTTATGCCTTATACTTGATGCACCAAACAGGGAGCTGTTCTCTGGCAGCACGGATTACACCATCAGGACCTGGAATATTGTcactggagagcagctgaaagTCTTCAAAGAGCACCAAGGATCAGTAATTTGCCTAGAG GTGTCCTTGCCTGGCCATGGTTTTCTGTGTCAAGAGCTTTGTTGGGCAGTTGGCCAAAGTGAACCAAGTGCTCAAAAGCCAGCCAAGGAAAATACAG GGCTGAGAATCCTTTGCTACTGTGCTCACCTGCTTAAATTGGTGAGGGGGAGGAAGGTGCACAGAAGTGTTTCATGGGGCAGCAGAAAGGCTTTGAATGTAATGGAAATGGTTGATGTGCTGACCATCTCACCAGCTCTCAGACATTGA